The Mucilaginibacter terrae region GCGGCTTAAATCATTTGGTTTAACCAAACGGTGCTGATATACCAGCATGCTGCAATAGACCGCAATGCCAATATAATAGGCAAAGCTAAACTCGTAAAAAACAGCCGGCAAAATGATAAATATGGCCGAGAGTACATGCAAAAAAGTAGACAAGTTTAAGGCCCTTACCGTACCTAAGGCACTCGGTATTGAGTGCAGGTTATTGCTGCGGTCAAAGTCTTCATCTTGCAGGGCGTAAATAATATCAAACCCGCTTACCCAGCACACCACCGCTAACGAAAAGAATACCGGCAGCATAGCAAACTCTCCGGTTACTACCAGGTAGGCACCAATGGGTGCCAATGATAACCCTAAGCCCAACACCAAATGGCAAAGCGCCGTAAACCGTTTAGTTGCGCTGTAACCCAGCACCACCAGCAATGCCACCGGCGACAGGTAAAAGCACAGTTTGTTAATAAATAAAGTAGTGATGATGAACAAACTGCAATTAACCAGCGTGAATATCAACGCGCTTGAAGGAGTGATTCGCCCCGCAGGAATATCACGCACTTTGGTGCGGGGATTCATCGCATCAATATCGCGGTCGAGGTAGCGGTTAAAGGCCATGGCCGAGTTACGGGCAAATACCATACACAATAGCATCAACAGTAGTTTTACCCAGTTAAAAGTATGCTCAGTTGTAGATACCGCCAAAAAAAAGCCAATAAAGGCAAACGGCATAGCAAATATGGTATGCGAAAACGTAACTAAGGAAAAGTATTTTTTCATTTTTATCAATCAATCTTTTTCCCCTCTTGAGAGGGGTAGGGGTGTGTCATGTACACATGCAAATCTCCCAACATGTTTCCCCTCTTGAGAGGGGTTAGGGGTGTGTCATTACATATACAAATCAAACCCTGCTTTTAAACTCTTCTAAATATGCTTCCAGCGTTTTCAAAACATTGAACATGTCATTTATTACTTCAAACTCACTAAATCTAATTACAGTCAAATTGTAAATACCTAACTCTGCATCACGTTGAGCATCTGCTTCGCTAATGCCCTCATGATAACGTCCGTCTATTTCAATCACCAAATCTAACTCAGCGCAGTAAAAATCGACAATATAATTCAGCAAGGGCTTTTGTCGTTGGAAATCATAGTTGTGAAACTGTTTGTTCCGCAACTCTTGCCAAAGTTTTATTTCTGCGGGAGTACTATTGTTTCTTAACTGCCTTGCAAGTTCCTTTAGGTGTGCTTTGTAGGGGATTATTTTGCGTGGCATTTTATATGCTAAATTAATTAATCACTTCGAGAAGACGCACTCTTAGTTTGTTAGCTGCTCGCTTTGAAGGACACACCCCTGCCCCTCTCAAGAGGGGAAAACTTCAGGCATACTGAAAAAATTAAAACTCACTAATCAAACCTCTTATAATCAGGCTTAACAAACGTTTTATTTATCTCATCAATAAAGCCCAGCACTTCATCTTTACCTAATTTATTTTCAGATGATGTGATGAAAAACGGAGGTGCTTCTTCAAAAGTTTCCAGTAACGCTTTACGGAAAAGTGCAACATTCTGGTCGGTTTTTAGTCCAGACTGTTTATCGGCCTTGGTAAATACCACCACAAACGACAAGCCCTTTTCGCCAAGCCAATTGCAAAACTCCACGTCTATTTTTTGCGGTTCCAGGCGGCTATCAATCAGTACCAGCACGCATTGCAAACTCTCCCGTTTATCAAGGTAGGTGCGGATAAATTTGTTCCAATCCTCTTTTTTGGTTTTTGATATACGGGCATAGCCGTAGCCGGGTAAATCAACCAGGTACCAATGCTCATTAATGTAAAAATGATTTATGAGCTGGGTTTTACCAGGCGTTTGCGACGTTTTGGCCAACCCTTTTTTATTGGTCAGCATATTAATCAACGAAGATTTACCTACATTGGAGCGACCAATGAAAGCGTACTCCGGTTTTTCGGGAGGGGGTAGTTTTGATATTTGCGTGTTACTGCAAATAAATTCAGCAGATTTGACAATCATGGTACAAAGGTAACAGTTGTATATCTTAAATTTGATGTTTAAACATATAATTACATGAGCTACACAATTCCTGCACAAACCCGTATTGGTCATGTGCATTTAAAAGTAAGTGATCTGCAACGCTCCATTGCTTTTTACTGCGGCCTGTTAGGTTTTGAACTGGTAATGAAATATGGCGAGCAGGCCGCTTTTATTTCGGCAGGGGGCTATCATCATCATATTGGGTTGAACACCTGGCACAGCTTAGGCTCCGAACCTGCACCTGATCGCTATCCCGGCCTGTATCATACCGCAATTTTATATCCCGAGCGCAAAGACCTTGCTGCTATAATGCAACGTTTAATTGATGTTAAGTACCAGCATATTACCGGCGCGTCAGACCATGGCGTATCAGAAGCTATTTACCTGAACGACCCCGATCTTAACGGTGTAGAACTTTACTGGGACCGCCCCAAAGAGCTATGGCCGCAAGATGAAGCCGGTAACTTAACCATGTTTACCCGCCGTTTAGACATTGATAACCTGCTGGCCGAACTGAAGTAATACCTAAAAAAACTTTTCGAGCTTAAGGCCGTAGGTAAGCAGCGTATTCTCGGCCTTGGTACGGGTAATTCTGTTGTAGGTTAACGAACTGTTTAGCGCCAGCCAGTTGGTGATCTTAAAACCTAAGGCAAAATTTGTGCGTATGATGTGATCATTTTTGCGGGTTAATGATGGTTGCCAAAAGTTGCCGCTATCAATGGTAATTAAATTATTAAATACAAAATGCATTTGCAGCCTTAATGAGTTTCGGTAGGTGTAATATAACTCGCGCGTGGTATCGCTGGTATTAATATCACTAAGGTCATAAAGTATACCATCGCTTAAATTAAGGTAAGCGTT contains the following coding sequences:
- a CDS encoding 4-hydroxybenzoate octaprenyltransferase, which codes for MKKYFSLVTFSHTIFAMPFAFIGFFLAVSTTEHTFNWVKLLLMLLCMVFARNSAMAFNRYLDRDIDAMNPRTKVRDIPAGRITPSSALIFTLVNCSLFIITTLFINKLCFYLSPVALLVVLGYSATKRFTALCHLVLGLGLSLAPIGAYLVVTGEFAMLPVFFSLAVVCWVSGFDIIYALQDEDFDRSNNLHSIPSALGTVRALNLSTFLHVLSAIFIILPAVFYEFSFAYYIGIAVYCSMLVYQHRLVKPNDLSRVNFAFMTTNGIASVVFAVFFLIDRLWIHR
- the yihA gene encoding ribosome biogenesis GTP-binding protein YihA/YsxC, translating into MIVKSAEFICSNTQISKLPPPEKPEYAFIGRSNVGKSSLINMLTNKKGLAKTSQTPGKTQLINHFYINEHWYLVDLPGYGYARISKTKKEDWNKFIRTYLDKRESLQCVLVLIDSRLEPQKIDVEFCNWLGEKGLSFVVVFTKADKQSGLKTDQNVALFRKALLETFEEAPPFFITSSENKLGKDEVLGFIDEINKTFVKPDYKRFD
- a CDS encoding endonuclease domain-containing protein; this translates as MPRKIIPYKAHLKELARQLRNNSTPAEIKLWQELRNKQFHNYDFQRQKPLLNYIVDFYCAELDLVIEIDGRYHEGISEADAQRDAELGIYNLTVIRFSEFEVINDMFNVLKTLEAYLEEFKSRV
- a CDS encoding VOC family protein, coding for MSYTIPAQTRIGHVHLKVSDLQRSIAFYCGLLGFELVMKYGEQAAFISAGGYHHHIGLNTWHSLGSEPAPDRYPGLYHTAILYPERKDLAAIMQRLIDVKYQHITGASDHGVSEAIYLNDPDLNGVELYWDRPKELWPQDEAGNLTMFTRRLDIDNLLAELK